From the Chrysiogenia bacterium genome, the window GCCCCATCATCTATATATAGACAATCTCTTGAGGCCCCCTGCGGGTTCGAAGGCGGTTCGATGAAGAAGGCGTTGCTGACCCTGTTGATCTTCGTGCTGAGCGCGTGCAGTGCGTGGCCGGCCAGTGCCGAGGACGACGCGCTCGCGGTGTTCGAGAAACTCCAGCGGCGCATCGAGAAGGTGGCCAAGGACATCACGCCCAGCGTGGTCTACATCGAGGCCGTCCAGAAGCACCAGAACCGAAAGAGCATCGTCTCGGGCTCGGGCATCATCGCCGATGCCGAGGGGCACATCTTTACCAATGAACACGTCGTCGAGTCCGCGCTCAAAGTGACCGTCACCGTGCCGGGAATTAAAGAGCCCTTTCCCGCGCGGGTGGTCGGCACCGACAAGCAGACCGACCTCGCGGTGCTGCAGATTCAGCCCAACTCCCACACCATCAAGCCTGCGCGCTTTGGCTCGGCCGAGAAGCTGGTCGTCGGGCAGTGGGTGCTCGCCGTTGGAAATCCTTTTGGGTTCGATAACTCGGTCTCGTTCGGAATCGTGCAGGCCAAGGGTCGCAACCTGCAGTTTCGCGGACTCATCAATGAATTCGTGCAGACCGATGCTTTGATCGACCAGGGAAGCTCGGGCGGGCCGCTCGTCAACCTGAAGGGCGAGGTGGTCGGCGTGAACTCGATTGCCGCCGGCCGCGGCATCGGCTTTACCATTCCCATCGAGACCGCGCTCAAGGTGAAGGAAAACCTCATGGCCTCGGGCCAGATCGAGCGCGCGTGGCTGGGCATCACCTTCCAGCCGCTCTCGCGCCAGCTCGCGCGGTACTGGGGCATGGCCACCCAGGGCGGCGCCATCGTCTCGGCGGTTCTCGACGGGTCGCCTGCGGAGAAGGGCGGGCTCAAGGCCGGCGACATCATCATCGAGATCGAGGGGACCGAGGTCGACGTCCCCGACGAGGGAGAGGCCTCCTCGCTCTCGCGCCTCGTAGCCGGCTTTGCCGTGGGCGAGAAGATCAAGGTGAAGGTCCTGCGGGATTTGAAGCCCGAAACCCTGACGCTTACCCTGGAGGCCCAGCCGGCCATCGACACCCCCGAGCGCGAGAGCGACTGGGGATTTGGCTATCAGGACATCACCACCGGCCGCCAGCTCAATTCGCGGCTGGAATCGCGGGTGGGGGCCTACGTCTCCTTCGTCGAACGCGGCACCCCCGCCGATGAGAGCGGCATGGAGATCGGCGACATCATCGTCAGCATCGAGGGCCAGGGCGTCACCGGCGCCGACGATCTGGAAAAAGCCCTCGAAAAGGGCGCAGAGCGCGAGCGCGTT encodes:
- a CDS encoding trypsin-like peptidase domain-containing protein → MKKALLTLLIFVLSACSAWPASAEDDALAVFEKLQRRIEKVAKDITPSVVYIEAVQKHQNRKSIVSGSGIIADAEGHIFTNEHVVESALKVTVTVPGIKEPFPARVVGTDKQTDLAVLQIQPNSHTIKPARFGSAEKLVVGQWVLAVGNPFGFDNSVSFGIVQAKGRNLQFRGLINEFVQTDALIDQGSSGGPLVNLKGEVVGVNSIAAGRGIGFTIPIETALKVKENLMASGQIERAWLGITFQPLSRQLARYWGMATQGGAIVSAVLDGSPAEKGGLKAGDIIIEIEGTEVDVPDEGEASSLSRLVAGFAVGEKIKVKVLRDLKPETLTLTLEAQPAIDTPERESDWGFGYQDITTGRQLNSRLESRVGAYVSFVERGTPADESGMEIGDIIVSIEGQGVTGADDLEKALEKGAERERVLLTVQRGKDIRFHLLERLRSAPAE